The proteins below come from a single Halobacillus salinarum genomic window:
- the aceB gene encoding malate synthase A yields METQQRHSLKVEGEVLPQHEEILTKEALDFLGKLHYQFEQRRRELLYKREDIQKEIASGKRPNFLKETEQIRKDNWTIADLPEDLLDRRVEITGPVDRKMVINGLNSGAKVFMADFEDANSPTWKNTIQGQLNLRDAVNKTISFTNEKGREYRLNDEQAVLIVRPRGWHLEEKHITYRGSPVSASLIDFGLYFFHNAEQLIKNGTGPYFYLPKIENHQEAKLWNDIFIYAQDYLGIRRGTIKATVLLETILAAFEMDEILYELKEHSAGLNCGRWDYIFSYLKKFRHDPAMILPDRSQVTMVVPFMRAYSLLTIQTCHKRNAPAIGGMAAQIPRNDDPKKNEEAFNKVKADKEREVTDGHDGTWVAHPGMVSTAMEVFNKEMTAPNQIHIKREDVQVSEEDLLEIPDGEITEQGLRTNINVGIRYLASWLSGKGAAPIYHLMEDAATAEISRAQIWHWIRHPGGKLEDGRKITIHLVEKLRREEMEKIKRELGEETFERGNYKLASQLFDDFVQEDTFSEFLTLKAYEHLN; encoded by the coding sequence ATGGAAACCCAACAACGTCATAGTTTGAAGGTCGAGGGGGAGGTGCTTCCCCAACACGAAGAGATATTGACGAAAGAAGCTTTGGACTTTTTAGGGAAGCTTCATTATCAATTTGAGCAAAGAAGAAGAGAGCTGTTATATAAAAGGGAAGACATTCAAAAAGAGATAGCTTCAGGGAAAAGACCGAATTTTCTAAAGGAAACTGAACAGATTCGAAAAGACAATTGGACGATTGCGGATCTCCCGGAAGATCTTCTGGATAGGCGGGTAGAAATCACTGGTCCAGTTGATCGGAAGATGGTTATTAATGGATTAAATTCTGGAGCTAAAGTATTTATGGCAGATTTTGAAGATGCCAACTCGCCTACTTGGAAAAATACGATTCAAGGACAACTGAATCTTCGAGATGCGGTAAACAAAACGATTTCTTTTACAAATGAAAAGGGCAGAGAGTACCGCTTGAATGATGAGCAAGCCGTTCTCATAGTGAGACCAAGAGGGTGGCATTTGGAAGAAAAGCATATCACTTATCGAGGAAGTCCTGTGTCTGCCAGTCTCATAGACTTTGGTCTTTACTTTTTTCACAATGCGGAGCAATTAATAAAAAACGGTACCGGTCCTTATTTTTACCTGCCGAAGATTGAAAATCATCAGGAAGCGAAGCTGTGGAATGACATATTCATTTACGCACAGGATTATCTTGGGATCCGTCGCGGTACAATTAAAGCCACTGTTTTGTTGGAAACTATTCTAGCAGCATTTGAAATGGATGAAATCCTTTATGAATTAAAAGAACACTCTGCCGGCTTGAATTGTGGGCGATGGGATTATATATTCAGCTATTTAAAGAAATTTCGTCATGATCCTGCAATGATTTTGCCGGATCGTTCTCAAGTCACCATGGTTGTTCCATTTATGAGAGCTTATTCATTACTGACTATTCAAACCTGTCATAAACGGAATGCCCCGGCAATCGGCGGGATGGCAGCGCAAATCCCTCGAAACGACGATCCAAAGAAAAATGAAGAGGCATTTAACAAAGTAAAAGCAGACAAGGAAAGAGAAGTTACCGATGGACATGACGGAACTTGGGTAGCTCATCCAGGCATGGTATCTACTGCAATGGAAGTCTTTAATAAAGAGATGACTGCTCCCAACCAAATTCATATTAAACGGGAGGACGTTCAAGTAAGCGAAGAAGATTTACTTGAAATTCCTGACGGGGAAATCACGGAACAAGGATTGAGGACAAATATTAATGTAGGCATCCGCTACTTAGCTTCATGGTTAAGTGGGAAAGGAGCGGCACCTATTTATCATTTAATGGAGGACGCAGCAACTGCTGAAATATCAAGAGCCCAAATCTGGCATTGGATCCGCCATCCAGGAGGAAAGCTTGAGGACGGCCGCAAAATAACTATTCATCTCGTTGAGAAGCTTAGAAGGGAAGAAATGGAGAAGATAAAACGCGAATTAGGAGAAGAAACTTTTGAGAGAGGAAATTATAAATTAGCTTCACAATTATTTGATGACTTTGTTCAAGAAGACACATTTTCTGAATTTCTAACTTTAAAAGCTTACGAACATCTTAATTAA
- the aceA gene encoding isocitrate lyase — MNRNRIEKLRNEWSENSRWQDVTRPYEAEDVIRLRGSLDIEYTLAERGANKLWKLLNEEDYIHALGALTGNQAIQQVKAGLKAIYLSGWQVAADANLSGHMYPDQSLYPSNSVPQVVKKINQALQRADQIHHVEDTDEIDWFAPIVADAEAGFGGQLNVFELMKSMIEAGASAVHFEDQLSSEKKCGHLGGKVLLPTYTAVRNLISARLAADVMGVPTLIIGRTDANAANLITSDFDSSDSVFLTGERTAEGFYKTKAGIDQAIARGLAYAPYADLIWCETAEPNLEEAEKFAEAIHQQYPNKLLAYNCSPSFNWKKKLSNEQITSFQQELAKMGYKFQFVTLAGFHSLNHGMFELARQYKKRGMEAYSELQQAEFANEAFGYTATRHQREVGTGYFDEVAQVVSGGASSTTALKGSTETAQFTNDRITQS; from the coding sequence TTGAATAGAAACCGAATAGAGAAACTGCGTAATGAATGGAGCGAAAACAGCAGGTGGCAAGACGTGACACGTCCGTATGAGGCAGAAGATGTTATTCGTTTAAGAGGATCGCTTGACATCGAATATACACTGGCAGAAAGAGGAGCCAACAAGCTTTGGAAGCTGTTAAATGAAGAAGATTATATCCATGCATTAGGTGCATTAACAGGAAACCAGGCGATACAGCAGGTGAAAGCAGGTTTGAAAGCCATTTATTTGAGTGGCTGGCAGGTGGCTGCAGATGCTAATCTATCTGGACATATGTATCCCGATCAAAGCCTATATCCGTCGAACAGTGTTCCACAGGTTGTCAAAAAAATCAATCAAGCTTTGCAAAGAGCAGATCAAATTCATCATGTTGAAGATACAGATGAAATCGATTGGTTCGCTCCCATTGTAGCAGATGCTGAGGCAGGATTTGGAGGACAGCTTAACGTATTTGAACTGATGAAATCTATGATTGAAGCTGGAGCTTCTGCCGTGCATTTTGAGGACCAGTTATCCTCGGAGAAAAAGTGCGGGCATTTAGGCGGTAAAGTACTGCTTCCAACGTATACAGCTGTGCGTAATTTAATTTCTGCAAGACTTGCCGCTGATGTTATGGGAGTTCCTACTTTAATTATTGGAAGAACGGATGCGAACGCTGCAAATTTAATTACGAGTGATTTTGATTCGTCAGATTCAGTATTTCTTACAGGCGAACGCACGGCGGAAGGATTTTACAAAACAAAGGCAGGAATTGATCAGGCAATTGCAAGGGGATTGGCATATGCACCGTACGCAGACTTGATATGGTGTGAAACCGCAGAGCCAAACTTAGAAGAAGCGGAGAAGTTTGCGGAGGCAATTCATCAACAATATCCAAATAAACTGCTCGCTTATAATTGCTCCCCTTCATTCAACTGGAAGAAAAAATTAAGTAATGAACAAATCACTTCTTTTCAACAAGAGCTTGCAAAAATGGGATACAAATTCCAATTTGTCACGTTAGCGGGATTTCACTCTTTAAACCATGGCATGTTTGAACTTGCCAGACAATACAAAAAACGTGGGATGGAGGCGTATTCTGAGCTTCAACAGGCAGAATTCGCTAATGAAGCATTCGGCTATACAGCCACTAGACACCAGCGAGAAGTTGGCACAGGTTACTTTGATGAGGTAGCACAGGTTGTTTCCGGCGGTGCTTCTTCTACTACTGCACTTAAGGGATCTACGGAAACAGCTCAATTTACTAATGACCGCATTACTCAATCATAG
- the hpaB gene encoding 4-hydroxyphenylacetate 3-monooxygenase, oxygenase component: MAAITGEEYKRRINALHTDIWVSGEKVDGRISEHPAFKGVMNSQAELYDLQHSNDFMTFECELTKTKIGTSFLIPKCKEELILRRKMIQSWARHTGGLMGRSPDYMNTVLAAFAASTEILKGKPNCFPDRLEKFYYDAREKDLSFTHTFVNPQNNRAKYSFFKEDVTNARIVKRIEEGIVIKGAKLLATQGGITDEIIVFSAPGVTDNEFAYAFSIPSDTPGLKFICREPFSKESSHYNAPLSSRFEELDAVVVFNDVLVPWERVFFYDNIRVANEFYAKSKFIPFTLHQIVSRQVVKAELVLGIAQLIVDTINIGEYQHVQGKVTEIIKGLESLKALLIISEQEAVIDDKGICIPSRAPLYIAVHTFQEIYPRFMEILQLLGASGIVTIPTEKDFNSSIKEDLNHYLQAGDKKGEEKVRLFRLAWDLCLSSFGGRQTLYERFFFGDPIRVSQSIYNAYDKSTSIQQAEQFIKAES; this comes from the coding sequence ATGGCCGCCATTACTGGAGAGGAATATAAACGCAGAATTAATGCTCTTCACACAGACATTTGGGTCAGTGGTGAAAAAGTAGACGGGCGAATATCGGAACATCCCGCCTTTAAGGGAGTTATGAACAGCCAGGCAGAGCTTTACGATCTACAGCATTCTAATGATTTTATGACATTTGAATGCGAACTTACAAAGACAAAGATAGGAACATCTTTTTTAATTCCCAAGTGTAAAGAGGAATTAATACTACGGAGGAAGATGATCCAAAGCTGGGCAAGACATACAGGTGGGTTAATGGGTCGGAGTCCAGATTATATGAACACCGTGCTGGCGGCTTTTGCTGCTTCAACTGAAATATTAAAAGGAAAACCAAATTGTTTTCCTGACCGGCTTGAGAAGTTTTATTATGATGCGAGGGAAAAGGATCTATCATTTACGCATACGTTTGTGAATCCCCAAAATAATCGGGCGAAATATTCGTTTTTCAAAGAAGATGTAACAAATGCACGGATTGTAAAGCGGATCGAAGAAGGTATCGTAATAAAAGGAGCAAAACTGCTGGCTACCCAGGGTGGAATAACGGATGAAATTATTGTCTTTTCTGCCCCTGGTGTAACGGATAATGAGTTTGCATATGCTTTTTCCATTCCAAGCGATACACCGGGATTGAAGTTTATATGCCGGGAACCTTTTTCGAAAGAATCTTCTCATTATAATGCACCCTTGAGTTCACGCTTCGAAGAGCTTGACGCAGTCGTAGTATTCAATGATGTCCTGGTCCCTTGGGAGCGAGTATTTTTTTATGACAATATAAGAGTGGCTAATGAATTTTATGCAAAGAGCAAATTCATTCCTTTTACTTTGCATCAAATTGTTTCCAGGCAGGTAGTCAAGGCAGAACTTGTATTAGGAATCGCTCAGCTTATCGTAGATACCATTAACATAGGAGAGTATCAGCATGTTCAAGGAAAAGTAACGGAAATTATCAAGGGATTAGAATCATTAAAAGCGCTGCTTATCATATCAGAACAAGAAGCGGTTATCGATGATAAAGGCATTTGCATTCCTTCACGAGCTCCTCTTTATATTGCAGTCCATACCTTTCAAGAAATTTATCCAAGGTTTATGGAGATTCTTCAGCTTCTTGGTGCGAGTGGAATCGTTACAATTCCGACTGAAAAAGATTTCAATAGTTCGATTAAAGAAGATCTAAACCACTATCTTCAAGCTGGAGATAAAAAAGGAGAAGAAAAGGTCCGCCTTTTCAGACTCGCGTGGGATTTATGCCTGAGTTCCTTTGGCGGAAGACAAACATTGTATGAGCGTTTCTTTTTTGGAGATCCTATCCGTGTTTCCCAAAGTATTTACAATGCGTACGATAAAAGCACGTCAATCCAACAAGCAGAGCAATTCATAAAAGCTGAATCATAA
- a CDS encoding DUF3949 domain-containing protein — protein MSIILGAIGMYVLLSCLLVPIQYRYLKAVQKERVEKRQTQNEYYGSMPLQEEILHGNIQGNPLFFLANIMAWILLKRKSRT, from the coding sequence ATGTCCATTATTCTAGGAGCAATCGGAATGTATGTACTACTTAGCTGCCTGTTGGTTCCGATACAATACCGTTATTTAAAGGCTGTACAAAAAGAACGAGTAGAGAAACGGCAAACCCAAAATGAATATTATGGATCCATGCCTTTACAAGAAGAGATATTACACGGCAATATTCAGGGGAACCCTCTTTTCTTTCTTGCCAATATAATGGCGTGGATTTTGTTAAAAAGAAAAAGCAGAACCTAG
- a CDS encoding YozQ family protein, with amino-acid sequence MTKKSRQEYTEQEYSEVDQAGLNITREQVSDTLAEGTFDAKVDEVDGNGALKTHRGESISQTGYAQNKRRGTGNEQKK; translated from the coding sequence ATGACTAAAAAAAGCAGGCAGGAGTATACAGAACAGGAATATTCCGAGGTTGATCAAGCGGGGCTTAATATTACCCGCGAACAAGTTTCAGATACGCTTGCAGAAGGTACTTTTGATGCCAAAGTGGACGAAGTCGATGGGAACGGTGCTTTAAAAACGCACCGGGGAGAATCAATTTCCCAAACTGGGTACGCGCAAAATAAGAGAAGAGGGACAGGTAATGAGCAGAAGAAATAA
- a CDS encoding alpha/beta-type small acid-soluble spore protein has product MSRRNKILVPEAREGLDKLKAELTKQSSPENAKYEIANQKGIPLNEGYNGQLTSKQAGEIGGNIGGSMVRELIRRAEQQLKDNQ; this is encoded by the coding sequence ATGAGCAGAAGAAATAAAATACTTGTTCCCGAAGCAAGAGAAGGACTCGACAAACTTAAAGCAGAGCTTACGAAGCAGTCTTCGCCGGAAAACGCCAAATATGAAATTGCCAACCAAAAAGGAATTCCTTTAAACGAAGGATACAATGGTCAGTTAACTTCTAAGCAGGCAGGAGAAATAGGCGGTAACATTGGTGGAAGTATGGTAAGAGAATTAATCAGGCGAGCTGAACAACAATTGAAGGACAATCAATAA
- a CDS encoding PH domain-containing protein, translating to MFKKIASDALGLSDVGSVIKPEDYDKVDADDYVMHEDDEKIYFLIKSKADEYCFTNKALIHVDGESAASKKRTLRRYPYRNHHFTNIELETAGTIDLDVEIKFQLGNTLFDIEVHKKFIEELKDLYKSLLKIAEITEENQIFNEYAKDSLQYASTTLQSSRSHETKLSEEFHQINESAFDWLVKTKAEYHTKDFGPIFDLFIHN from the coding sequence TTGTTTAAAAAAATTGCTTCCGATGCTTTGGGATTAAGTGATGTCGGCAGTGTAATAAAGCCGGAAGACTATGATAAGGTGGATGCTGACGATTACGTCATGCACGAAGATGATGAGAAGATTTATTTTCTTATCAAGTCAAAAGCAGATGAATATTGCTTTACAAATAAAGCATTGATTCACGTGGACGGAGAAAGTGCAGCAAGTAAAAAGCGGACTCTCCGCCGATATCCTTATCGAAACCATCACTTTACAAATATTGAACTGGAAACAGCGGGAACGATAGATTTAGACGTCGAAATAAAATTCCAGCTCGGCAACACCTTATTTGATATAGAAGTTCACAAAAAATTTATCGAAGAGCTGAAGGACCTGTATAAAAGCCTGCTGAAGATTGCAGAAATTACGGAAGAAAATCAAATTTTTAACGAATATGCGAAGGATAGTTTACAGTATGCTTCCACCACTTTACAAAGCAGCAGAAGTCATGAAACAAAGCTGTCGGAAGAATTTCATCAAATCAACGAGTCAGCTTTTGACTGGTTGGTAAAAACCAAGGCGGAGTACCATACGAAGGATTTTGGTCCTATCTTTGACCTGTTTATTCATAACTGA
- a CDS encoding YfhD family protein, whose protein sequence is MGRDEHRHSKGKNKRKLPQTPKNLKRDGIDVEFSSQLADEEDWKAVERAQAADLRAHSKMNKEER, encoded by the coding sequence ATGGGAAGAGATGAACACCGTCATTCAAAAGGTAAGAATAAACGTAAATTACCCCAGACCCCTAAGAACTTAAAAAGGGACGGCATTGACGTGGAGTTCTCATCACAGCTGGCAGACGAAGAGGATTGGAAAGCCGTAGAGAGAGCACAGGCTGCGGATCTTCGAGCACACAGCAAGATGAATAAAGAAGAAAGATAA
- a CDS encoding glycine betaine ABC transporter substrate-binding protein, with amino-acid sequence MKSLRKWLPAVFLGTLLVLAACGNSDSGDSSSGDEGGSEGGDKGTVSIGMNNWAENVAVSNMWKLILEDKGYTVNLKKVEKGFLYEALSSGDLDIGMEIWLPNTDKPFYEKYKDDIDWREDWYKGTQLGLVVPTYMKDVNSIEDLNSSDQFKDKRIVGIDAGASIMSLTDKTIKEYGLDYELAASSGPTMTTELKNAIEDEEPIVVTLWKPHWAFAEMDLKFLEDPKNVFGDKENISYAARKGLEKDNPEVVKWFDNFMMNDDQLGSLMADVNEADSAEEGAQKWIDEHQDLIDEWTK; translated from the coding sequence ATGAAGAGTTTGCGTAAATGGTTGCCTGCTGTATTTCTTGGTACTTTACTCGTATTAGCAGCATGTGGAAATTCTGATTCTGGCGACTCAAGCAGTGGAGATGAAGGTGGTTCCGAAGGCGGCGATAAAGGTACAGTCAGCATCGGTATGAATAACTGGGCAGAAAACGTAGCCGTTTCAAACATGTGGAAATTGATTCTTGAAGATAAAGGGTATACGGTAAACTTGAAAAAAGTAGAAAAAGGATTCTTATATGAAGCTCTTTCTTCCGGAGATTTGGATATCGGAATGGAAATCTGGCTTCCTAACACAGATAAGCCGTTCTACGAAAAATATAAAGATGATATTGATTGGCGTGAAGATTGGTATAAAGGTACACAACTTGGATTAGTTGTTCCTACTTATATGAAGGATGTAAATTCTATAGAAGACCTAAATAGCAGTGATCAATTCAAGGATAAAAGGATTGTTGGAATTGACGCAGGCGCAAGTATTATGTCACTTACTGACAAAACAATTAAAGAATACGGCCTAGACTACGAATTGGCTGCGTCCTCTGGTCCGACAATGACGACAGAATTGAAAAATGCGATTGAAGATGAAGAGCCAATTGTGGTTACCCTTTGGAAGCCACACTGGGCTTTCGCTGAAATGGATCTTAAATTCTTAGAAGACCCTAAAAATGTGTTTGGTGACAAAGAAAACATTTCTTATGCAGCAAGAAAAGGATTGGAAAAAGACAATCCAGAAGTTGTTAAATGGTTCGATAACTTTATGATGAATGATGATCAACTAGGGAGCCTGATGGCTGATGTGAATGAAGCTGATTCTGCTGAGGAAGGTGCTCAGAAGTGGATCGACGAACATCAGGACCTTATTGATGAATGGACAAAATAA